From the genome of Salarias fasciatus chromosome 22, fSalaFa1.1, whole genome shotgun sequence:
atgttcaagttttttttttcttaattttcaccCTTTTCCCTATCGTCCATTTCATTTGTCATCCTCAGCCGAAGGTCACCAATGTGGCTGGTGAATCTGGCCATAGCTGACCTGATCTTCTGCTTCACGCGAGTCTTCTCCCTCACCAAGAAGCTCTTCTTCGACCATTGTCCCTATGGCGTCTTCCTCTGCAAGTTCAACGGCTTCTTCAAGTACGCCAACATGTTCTGCTCGGTCTTCCTGCTGGCCGTCATCAGTCTGGACCGAGTGCTCTGCGTCTGGCAGCCGGTCTTCACAAAGCGTCGACGCACCCTGTGGGCGGCGAGGGTGGTGGCCTTCTGCGTCTGGGCTGCTGCGGTCCTCTTAAGCATACCTTATTTTCTCTCCCGGCAAGTCTATATGGGAAAGAACAACCTGAGTAAGTGCTCTGTGGATAAGAAGGAGACGGCAGAGAGGAATCAATGGCACCAAAATTGCTCTCTACACCGTCCGCTTCCTCTGCGGCTTCATGCTGCCCTTCATGGTCATCATCTGTTACATCCTGGCCGGCATCGGCATTCGACGCACGCGCCTCTCAAGGAAGTCTCGCCCCCTGCGCATATTGGCGTCCCTCGTCATAGCGTTCTTCCTGTGCTGGGCGCCCTAccactgcctcctgctggtgaAGATGGTGGACAGTAAGAACGTGGTGGTGAAAATCTGGCACCCTGTGGCGAAGGGCGTCGCGTACTTCAACAGCTGCGTCAACCCTCTGCTGTACTTCTGCATGGGGCTGAATGTGAGGGGGCGGGTCCGGCAGAGCCTCACCGGCGTGTACAGGAGAGCTCTGGCCGAGGACATCGACGGGCCAACAAATCAGTCCAATGACCGCACCCTAGAGGACAGCAGCGGGTCCAGGAACAGTACCGCTGTGGTGGAAGCTCGCAGTAATACAGAGTGAATGTAGCTAAAGTTTAAGGTTCTGCTAAGTGATGGAGACAGAAGTTGTAGAAGAAGTTGTTTGGAACCCACTCGAACAAACAACATGGCATCCTCGACCCTT
Proteins encoded in this window:
- the LOC115380897 gene encoding LOW QUALITY PROTEIN: C3a anaphylatoxin chemotactic receptor-like (The sequence of the model RefSeq protein was modified relative to this genomic sequence to represent the inferred CDS: inserted 2 bases in 1 codon; deleted 1 base in 1 codon) translates to MVTMFPNTSLPTQIFHSSKDDQATTVDIDAIMDNVSIVLYTLTVVVGITGNSIVIWVAGFRLKPKVTNVXLVNLAIADLIFCFTRVFSLTKKLFFDHCPYGVFLCKFNGFFKYANMFCSVFLLAVISLDRVLCVWQPVFTKRRRTLWAARVVAFCVWAAAVLLSIPYFLSRQVYMGKNNLSKCSVDKKETAERNNGTKIALYTVRFLCGFMLPFMVIICYILAGIGIRRTRLSRKSRPLRILASLVIAFFLCWAPYHCLLLVKMVDSKNVVVKIWHPVAKGVAYFNSCVNPLLYFCMGLNVRGRVRQSLTGVYRRALAEDIDGPTNQSNDRTLEDSSGSRNSTAVVEARSNTE